Proteins from a genomic interval of Planctomycetota bacterium:
- a CDS encoding sigma-70 family RNA polymerase sigma factor — protein sequence MIATAKRVRRTGETRRAKSAAAQRREAFFARKIDYVPCRQFLGANAEALASTPPAEAAVPLTQSGVDVPAGRELTPYLASLYQTRLLAKEEEQYYFRRLNWLKFTAATRRGQLDPQRATERQMATVESLLAEADSVRSILITSNLRLVVSIAKKFADLHLSFDELVAEGNIALLRAVEKFNFALGNRFSTYATYAIQRHFFRISHRNRQLRTRFVVDDAALKDRPESSEQSPYCSAEQIGLLKNLFEGFLADLEPRERQIVVARFGFDGQAPRTFRELGSSMGVCKERIRQIQSRAMEKLRGMAAKAHLEQTVGDWL from the coding sequence ATGATTGCGACGGCCAAACGGGTCAGGCGGACCGGCGAGACAAGGCGTGCCAAGAGTGCTGCCGCCCAGCGGCGCGAGGCTTTCTTCGCCCGCAAGATCGACTACGTCCCCTGCCGGCAGTTCCTCGGGGCCAACGCCGAGGCGCTGGCCAGCACCCCGCCTGCCGAGGCGGCCGTGCCGCTGACGCAGTCGGGCGTCGATGTTCCCGCCGGCCGCGAACTGACGCCGTACCTCGCCAGCCTGTACCAGACCCGGTTGCTCGCCAAGGAAGAGGAGCAGTACTACTTTCGCCGGCTCAACTGGCTGAAGTTCACGGCGGCGACCCGCCGCGGGCAGCTCGACCCGCAGCGCGCCACCGAGCGGCAGATGGCGACGGTCGAGTCGCTCCTCGCGGAGGCCGACTCCGTCCGCTCGATCCTGATCACGTCGAACCTCCGCCTCGTGGTCTCGATCGCCAAGAAGTTCGCCGACCTGCACCTTTCGTTCGACGAGCTCGTCGCCGAGGGGAATATCGCGCTCTTGCGAGCGGTCGAGAAGTTCAACTTCGCCCTCGGCAACCGCTTCAGCACCTACGCCACCTACGCGATCCAGCGCCACTTCTTCCGGATCTCGCACCGCAATCGTCAGCTCCGCACTCGGTTCGTCGTCGACGATGCGGCCCTCAAGGACCGCCCCGAGTCGTCCGAGCAGTCGCCGTACTGTTCCGCCGAGCAGATCGGCCTGCTCAAGAATCTGTTCGAGGGGTTCCTCGCCGACCTCGAGCCCCGCGAGCGGCAGATCGTCGTCGCCCGGTTCGGGTTCGACGGCCAGGCGCCGCGGACGTTCCGTGAGCTGGGCAGCTCGATGGGCGTCTGCAAGGAACGGATCCGGCAGATTCAGTCGCGCGCGATGGAAAAGCTCCGGGGGATGGCGGCCAAAGCACACCTCGAGCAGACGGTCGGTGACTGGCTCTGA
- a CDS encoding SDR family oxidoreductase produces the protein MAVSQRVVIVGGTGGIGGALAEALVAAGHRPFLVARDADRVATTAHRLGCDGAACDASDVDALSACVEGAAGRLGGLDGIVNCAGSILLKAAHLTTAAEWQATLAANLTTAFACVHAAGKVLRQQGGAVVLVSSAAARVGLANHEAIAAAKAGVIGLTLSAAATYARAGIRVNAVAPGLVRTPLSRGVIASEPAEKASIAMHPLGRLGEPGDVARAIAWLLDPAQSWVTGQVIGIDGGLADLRVRTG, from the coding sequence ATGGCGGTGTCGCAGCGCGTCGTGATCGTCGGTGGCACCGGTGGCATCGGTGGGGCCCTCGCAGAAGCGCTCGTCGCTGCTGGCCACCGGCCATTTCTCGTTGCCCGCGACGCGGACCGGGTCGCCACCACGGCCCACCGGCTCGGGTGCGACGGAGCTGCGTGTGATGCCAGCGATGTCGATGCCCTGTCGGCATGCGTCGAAGGAGCCGCCGGCCGTCTCGGCGGGCTCGACGGTATCGTCAACTGCGCCGGATCGATCCTCCTCAAGGCCGCTCACCTGACGACGGCCGCGGAGTGGCAGGCGACGCTCGCCGCCAACCTGACGACGGCGTTCGCCTGCGTCCACGCGGCGGGCAAAGTGCTGCGGCAGCAGGGGGGGGCGGTCGTGCTGGTCAGCAGTGCCGCGGCACGGGTCGGGCTTGCCAACCACGAGGCGATCGCCGCCGCCAAGGCCGGTGTCATCGGCCTCACGCTGTCCGCCGCGGCGACCTACGCCCGGGCCGGAATCCGGGTCAATGCCGTCGCACCGGGCCTGGTGCGGACGCCCCTGTCGCGTGGCGTGATCGCGAGCGAACCGGCCGAGAAAGCATCGATCGCCATGCACCCGCTCGGCCGCCTCGGCGAGCCGGGGGACGTCGCCCGGGCGATCGCCTGGCTGCTCGATCCGGCGCAGTCGTGGGTCACCGGGCAGGTGATCGGAATCGACGGCGGTCTGGCCGACCTCCGCGTCCGCACCGGCTGA